The Panicum hallii strain FIL2 chromosome 9, PHallii_v3.1, whole genome shotgun sequence genome has a window encoding:
- the LOC112877046 gene encoding protein JINGUBANG-like — MRDSDGEGAGSGVSRSHPSNLPLPAPHSDPNLQFSGGTDDEYSNRNSSSSATGGASPGFYSDYPSSFSGECSPYNMSPWNQTMASPWSHHSEASGAGLGGPPTMAPGTSLIGSLVREEGHIYSLAAKTDTLYTGSDSKNIRVWRKQKDSGGFKSSSGLVKAIVISGERIFTGHQDGKIRVWKVSPKNGLHKRVGSLPRLRDFLRGSLNPSNYVEVRKNRSALWIRHSDAVSCLSPTDPAQGLLYSGSWDRTFKVWRINDSKCLESVVAHDDNVNAVVAAYDGLVFTGSADGTVKVWRRELQGKSTKHSAVQTLLKQEHAVNALAVSAVAPVLYCGSSDGLVNFWEGDRHLVHGGVLRGHKKAVFCLASAGALLLSGSADNTIFVWRREGGMHSCLSVLTGHTEPIRCIAVVEDNGDSSESNAGGGAPGGGSASRWIVYSGSLDKSIKVWRVTDEASQDALLPGSGDAPQMFDRYPGDTFGASASSTSFR; from the coding sequence ATGAGAGACAGCGACGGCGAGGGCGCCGGCAGTGGCGTCTCCCGCTCGCACCCGTCCAACCTCCCGCTGCCCGCGCCGCACTCCGACCCGAACCTCCAGTTCTCGGGGGGCACCGACGATGAATACTCGAACCGGAACAGCAGCTCCTCCGCCACCGGCGGCGCGAGCCCTGGGTTCTACTCCGACTACCCGTCCAGCTTCAGCGGCGAGTGCTCGCCCTACAACATGTCCCCCTGGAATCAGACCATGGCGTCCCCCTGGTCGCACCACAGCGAGGCGTCCGGTGCCGGCCTCGGCGGCCCGCCCACCATGGCGCCAGGGACGAGCCTCATCGGCTCGCTGGTGAGGGAGGAGGGGCACATCTACTCGCTCGCCGCCAAGACCGACACGCTGTACACCGGCTCGGACAGCAAGAACATCCGCGTCTGGCGCAAGCAGAAGGACTCCGGGGGGTTCAAGTCCTCGAGCGGCCTCGTCAAGGCCATCGTCATCTCCGGCGAGCGCATCTTCACTGGCCACCAGGACGGCAAGATCAGGGTGTGGAAGGTGTCGCCCAAGAACGGCCTGCACAAGCGCGTGGGCAGCCTGCCGCGGCTGCGCGATTTCCTGCGCGGCTCGCTGAACCCGTCCAACTACGTGGAGGTGCGCAAGAACCGGTCGGCGCTGTGGATCCGGCACAGCGACGCCGTGTCGTGCCTGAGCCCGACGGACCCGGCGCAGGGGCTGCTCTACTCAGGGTCCTGGGACCGCACCTTCAAGGTGTGGCGCATCAACGACTCCAAGTGCCTCGAGTCGGTGGTGGCGCACGACGACAACGTGAACGCCGTCGTGGCGGCGTATGACGGGCTGGTGTTCACGGGCTCGGCGGACGGCACGGTGAAGGTGTGGCGGCGCGAGCTGCAGGGGAAGAGCACCAAGCACTCGGCGGTGCAGACGCTGCTGAAGCAGGAGCACGCGGTGAACGCGCTCGCTGTGAGCGCCGTCGCGCCGGTGCTCTACTGCGGCTCCTCCGACGGGCTGGTCAACTTCTGGGAGGGCGACCGCCACCTCGTCCACGGCGGCGTGCTCCGCGGGCATAAGAAGGCCGTGTTCTGCCTCGCCTCCGCCGGCGCGCTCCTGCTCAGCGGCTCCGCCGACAACACCATCTTCGTGTGGCGGCGCGAGGGCGGCATGCACTCCTGCCTCTCGGTGCTGACGGGCCACACCGAGCCCATCAGGTGCATCGCCGTCGTCGAGGACAACGGCGACAGCAGCGAATccaacgccggcggcggcgcgcccgGAGGGGGGTCGGCGTCGCGGTGGATTGTGTACAGCGGCAGCCTCGACAAGTCGATCAAGGTGTGGCGCGTGACCGATGAGGCGTCGCAGGACGCGCTGCTCCCCGGCTCCGGCGACGCGCCGCAGATGTTCGACCGGTATCCCGGCGACACGTTCGGGGCCAGCGCCTCGTCCACGTCGTTCCGCTGA
- the LOC112876228 gene encoding serine hydroxymethyltransferase, mitochondrial, translating to MAMATALRKLSANALRRQPLSRITPLYYLASLPATEERSGVTWTKQLNAPLEEVDPEIADIIEHEKARQWKGLELIPSENFTSVSVMQAVGSVMTNKYSEGYPGARYYGGNEFIDMAESLCQKRALEAFRLDPAKWGVNVQPLSGSPANFHVYTALLKPHERIMSLDLPHGGHLSHGYQTDTKKISATSIFFETMPYRLDESTGLIDYDQLEKSAVLFRPKLIIAGASAYARLYDYDRMRKICNKQKAILLADMAHISGLVAAGVIPSPFDYADVVTTTTHKSLRGPRGAMIFYRKGVKEINKQGKEVMYDFEDKINAAVFPGLQGGPHNHTITGLAVALKQATTPEYRAYQEQVISNSAKFAQSLAAKGYELVSGGTDNHLVLVNLKNKGIDGSRVEKVLESVHIAANKNTVPGDVSAMVPGGIRMGTPALTSRGFVEEDFAKVADFFDAAVNLAVKIKAATTGGTKLKDFVATLQSDSKIQAEIAKLRHDVEEYAKQFPTIGFEKETMKYKN from the exons ATGGCCATGGCGACGGCGCTCCGCAAGCTCTCCGCCAACGCGCTCCGCCGCCAGCCGCTCTCCCGCATCACGCCGCTCTACTACTTG GCGTCCCTGCCGGCGACGGAGGAGAGATCCGGTGTTACC TGGACAAAGCAGTTGAACGCGCCGCTTGAGGAGGTCGACCCCGAGATTGCTGACATCATCGAGCACGAGAAGGCCCGCCAATGGAAG GGGCTGGAGCTCATCCCGTCGGAGAATTTCACGTCGGTGTCAGTGATGCAGGCGGTGGGTTCCGTCATGACCAACAAGTACAGTGAGGGGTACCCCGGCGCAAGATACTACGGTGGGAATGA ATTCATTGATATGGCCGAATCCTTGTGTCAGAAACGTGCTTTGGAGGCTTTCCGCTTGGACCCAGCGAAGTGGGGAG TGAATGTGCAACCTCTGTCGGGTTCACCTGCCAACTTCCATGTGTACACCGCGCTATTGAAGCCACATGAAAGGATCATGTCTTTGGATCTTCCACACGGTGGACATCTTTCTCATGGTTACCAG ACTGACACTAAGAAGATTTCGGCAACTTCGATATTCTTTGAGACGATGCCCTACAGATTGGATGAAAGCACTGGCTTAATTGATTACGATCAG TTGGAGAAAAGCGCTGTTCTTTTCAGGCCAAAGTTGATCATAGCTGGTGCAAGTGCATATGCTCGCCTATATGATTATGACCGTATGCGGAAG ATATGCAACAAGCAGAAAGCAATACTTCTAGCAGACATGGCACATATCAGTGGGCTTGTCGCAGCTGGCGTCATTCCATCTCCTTTTGATTATGCAGATGTAGTGACTACCACTACTCACAAGTCACTTCGTGGGCCACGTGGAGCCATGATCTTTTACAGGAAGGGAGTGAAAGAAATAAATAAGCAAGGAAAAGAG GTAATGTATGATTTTGAGGACAAGATCAACGCTGCCGTCTTTCCAGGTCTGCAAGGTGGGCCTCATAACCATACCATTACTGGCTTAGCagttgcgcttaagcag GCAACTACTCCAGAGTACCGAGCTTATCAAGAGCAAGTTATCAGTAACAGTGCTAAATTTGCACAG AGCTTGGCAGCAAAAGGATACGAGCTTGTCTCTGGTGGAACTGATAACCATTTGGTCCTTGTTAACCTCAAGAATAAG GGGATAGATGGTTCAAGGGTGGAGAAGGTTTTAGAAAGTGTGCATATTGCTGCAAACAAGAACACTGTTCCTGGCGATGTTTCAGCTATGGTACCAGGAGGCATCAGGATGG GAACCCCAGCTCTTACGTCCAGAGGATTTGTGGAGGAAGATTTCGCTAAGGTTGCTGACTTCTTTGATGCAGCAGTGAACTTGGCTGTGAAGATTAAGGCTGCAACGACAG GTGGAACGAAGCTGAAGGACTTTGTTGCCACCTTGCAATCTGATAGTAAAATCCAAGCTGAGATTGCAAAGCTTCGCCATGACGTGGAGGAATATGCAAAACAGTTCCCAACAATTGGATTTGAGAAAGAGACCATGAAATACAAGAACTAA